ATCCATTCGGGCCTGATCACCGCATCCGATCATGTCGGCCAGTTGCAGGCGGTGATCGCGCACGAGCTGGGCCATGTGCAGGGCGGGCACATCATCCGCCTCCAGCAGGGCGCCTCCAAATCGACGGTCATTTCGATCGCCAGCCTCGTGCTTGGCGGGCTCGCCATGGCGGCGGGCAGCGGCGAGGCGGGCATGGGCGCGATGATGCTGGGCCAGCAGGTCGCGATGAGCCAGTTCCTCGCCTTCAGCCGCACGCAGGAAACCAGCGCCGATATCGCGGGCGCGCGCTACTTGAAGGCGGCGGGCATCTCGGGGCGCGGCTCGATCGAATTTTTCAAGAAGCTGCAGAACCAGGAATTCCGCCTCGCCATCCCGCAGGACAATAGCTACCAGCGCACCCACCCCCTGTCGGGCGAGCGTATTTCCTACCTCCAGAATATCTACGAGGAAGATGCGGCGTGGGAGCGCCCCAACGACCCCGAGCTCGAGGCGCGTTTCCAGCGAGTGAAGGCCAAGCTCATCGGTTATCTCGACCCGGCGCGGGCGCTGCGCGATTACCCCCCTGCCCAGCAGAGCGACATCGCGCAGGTCGCGCGCGCTTATGCCTATCATCAGGGCGCCTATCCCGAGCAGGCATTGAGCGAGATCGAGGCGCTGGTCGCGGCCGAGCCCGACGATCCCTTCCTTCTCGAACTGCACGGCCAGATCCTGCTCGAATCGGGTCGCCCCGACGAGGCGCTCGAGCCGCTGCGTCGCGCCGCGACGCTGGCGCCGGGCGAGCCGCTTATCGGCACGACGCTGGCGCACGCCTTGATCGCGACCGAGGACGAGGGAAATTTCGCCGAGGCGAAGAGCGTGTTGAAGCGTGCCGTGCTGCTCGATGAATATAACCCCTTCGCCTGGTACCAGCTCGGCGTAGTCTATGATCGCGAGGGCGATACGCCGCGCGCCGCGCTGGCGAGCGCCGAGCGCTATCACATGCTCGGCCAGCACAAGTTGGCGCTGGGGTCGGCCCGGATGGCGATGGCCAATC
The nucleotide sequence above comes from Sphingomicrobium arenosum. Encoded proteins:
- a CDS encoding M48 family metalloprotease — translated: MTRPFQRIAAIAALLALLSALSIRPAMAQQFLRDAETEALFEDISAPLVEAAGMQPGNVEFVLINDDSINAFVAGGQRVYIHSGLITASDHVGQLQAVIAHELGHVQGGHIIRLQQGASKSTVISIASLVLGGLAMAAGSGEAGMGAMMLGQQVAMSQFLAFSRTQETSADIAGARYLKAAGISGRGSIEFFKKLQNQEFRLAIPQDNSYQRTHPLSGERISYLQNIYEEDAAWERPNDPELEARFQRVKAKLIGYLDPARALRDYPPAQQSDIAQVARAYAYHQGAYPEQALSEIEALVAAEPDDPFLLELHGQILLESGRPDEALEPLRRAATLAPGEPLIGTTLAHALIATEDEGNFAEAKSVLKRAVLLDEYNPFAWYQLGVVYDREGDTPRAALASAERYHMLGQHKLALGSARMAMANLGSGPDFIRAQDIAMVSEHELRKAGEEIR